A portion of the Salvelinus fontinalis isolate EN_2023a chromosome 32, ASM2944872v1, whole genome shotgun sequence genome contains these proteins:
- the LOC129831103 gene encoding type-4 ice-structuring protein-like produces MKFSLAALVVVLALAHGSQAAQSPEVEKLAQYFQDLSAQLTSTTQELVRKIQSETFLEDGKAQLQQIQAKLAPLADNMQAQLKPLAENMQAQLKPLVDNVQAQMEDLFRKVMDQTKALGQ; encoded by the exons ATGAAGTTCTCTCTTGCCGCCCTGGTTGTTGTGCTTGCTCTGGCACATG GAAGCCAAGCAGCACAGTCCCCCGAGGTTGAGAAACTGGCACAGTACTTCCAGGATCTGTCCGCTCAGCTGACCTCCACCACCCAGGAACTGGTGAGGAAGATCCAGTCAGA GACCTTCTTAGAGGATGGTAAGGCCCAGCTGCAGCAGATCCAGGCCAAGCTGGCACCACTGGCCGATAACATGCAGGCACAGCTGAAGCCCCTGGCTGAGAACATGCAGGCTCAGCTCAAGCCTCTCGTCGACAACGTCCAGGCTCAGATGGAAGACCTTTTCCGCAAGGTGATGGACCAGACCAAGGCACTCGGCCAATAA